A single window of Mycobacterium sp. ITM-2016-00318 DNA harbors:
- a CDS encoding very short patch repair endonuclease, which translates to MGDSWASSRAVRASMRGNRRRDTRPELALRRHLHAMGLRYRVDFAPLQEARRLRADIVFTRARVAVFIDGCFWHKCPYHYRPARSNADFWTAKIEGNHQRDALSNAALRDAGWTVLRFWEHETVDHVAPLIAAAVTAAQPNHVESELSVPARCAD; encoded by the coding sequence ATGGGCGACAGCTGGGCATCGAGTCGCGCTGTGCGAGCGTCGATGCGGGGCAACCGTCGGCGGGATACGCGACCCGAGCTGGCTCTGCGGCGACACTTGCACGCGATGGGCCTGCGCTACCGGGTCGACTTCGCACCCCTGCAGGAAGCGCGGCGGCTACGCGCCGACATCGTGTTCACGCGAGCGCGGGTGGCGGTGTTCATCGACGGCTGCTTCTGGCATAAATGCCCGTACCACTACCGCCCCGCGCGTAGCAACGCTGACTTCTGGACTGCCAAGATCGAGGGGAACCACCAGCGCGACGCTCTCTCCAACGCTGCTCTGCGCGACGCCGGCTGGACGGTCTTGCGGTTCTGGGAACACGAAACGGTAGACCACGTGGCCCCGCTCATCGCGGCAGCGGTGACGGCAGCGCAGCCGAATCATGTCGAATCAGAGCTGAGCGTGCCGGCACGATGCGCAGATTAG
- a CDS encoding DEAD/DEAH box helicase family protein produces MSDKSFLSADRIEAGGPAGFTRALERLLPLLGFTQVVNIDGPDDQGGDILAYYGRDLIAVQAKWRRDPAGGSVGEEAVNEVSNAIDAYGAASGIVVTNGRFTRTARARMAAFKQVGRSIKAWDGAALTKLYRSAKALPPQVDLRPYQVEAVQESLSALDEPGRRKALVYLATGLGKTVVAGSIVADRLDRDPSAKVLVIAHGVDLVDQLEKSIWPFIPKDVPTQKIGQGEHRDDLSGVTFAVLPTAHAYVESGYRPDLIVIDEAHHVGESGFYAHIIEMLDDVARLGVTATPWRGDKFDIESTFGPPVVQLSIADGIRRGYLAQVNYILLADNIDWEFVKDASEHSYTIKDLNRRLFIPERDEAIIGRLTKAWNSTRAPRGIVFCQSIEHAERFAELLGGHSPWRGVETIHNGMSKRERQQRLVRFRSGHTELLVSVDLLNEGIDVPDVNIIVFARVTHSRRIFIQQLGRGLRLRPGKERVTVLDCVSDLRRIAEVSSFRAQIEASESEVLSVNRSSFDFEDQGVRSLIEQWIADVGDLATAADMVRLEFPPSMDAPDADTKGLTC; encoded by the coding sequence ATGAGCGACAAGTCCTTCCTCTCGGCTGACCGGATCGAAGCGGGCGGTCCTGCGGGGTTCACCCGCGCGCTGGAGCGGCTGCTGCCGCTGCTGGGCTTCACCCAGGTAGTGAACATCGACGGACCAGACGATCAAGGTGGAGACATACTCGCCTACTACGGCCGCGACCTGATCGCGGTCCAGGCGAAGTGGCGGCGTGATCCAGCCGGCGGCTCGGTCGGCGAGGAGGCCGTGAACGAGGTCTCGAACGCGATCGACGCCTACGGCGCTGCATCAGGGATCGTCGTCACCAATGGCCGCTTCACCAGGACGGCCCGGGCACGAATGGCGGCGTTCAAGCAGGTCGGCCGCTCTATCAAAGCTTGGGACGGTGCGGCGCTGACGAAGCTGTACCGCAGCGCCAAGGCCCTGCCGCCCCAAGTCGACCTCCGGCCCTACCAGGTTGAAGCGGTCCAGGAATCGTTGAGCGCCTTGGACGAACCGGGCCGGCGCAAGGCCCTTGTCTACCTGGCAACCGGTCTCGGCAAGACGGTCGTGGCGGGTTCCATCGTCGCTGATCGGCTCGACCGCGACCCGTCAGCGAAAGTCCTCGTGATCGCGCATGGGGTCGACCTGGTCGATCAACTGGAGAAGTCCATCTGGCCCTTTATCCCGAAGGATGTCCCCACCCAGAAGATCGGGCAAGGCGAGCACCGTGATGACCTATCTGGCGTCACATTCGCCGTACTGCCGACGGCGCACGCCTACGTTGAGTCCGGCTACAGGCCGGATCTCATCGTGATCGACGAGGCCCACCACGTCGGGGAGAGCGGCTTCTACGCCCACATCATCGAGATGCTGGACGACGTGGCGCGGCTCGGCGTAACCGCGACACCTTGGCGTGGCGACAAGTTCGACATCGAGTCCACGTTCGGGCCGCCGGTAGTGCAGTTGTCGATCGCTGACGGAATCCGGCGAGGCTACCTCGCGCAGGTGAACTACATTCTGCTCGCCGACAACATCGACTGGGAGTTCGTCAAGGACGCGTCGGAGCATTCGTACACGATCAAGGATCTGAACCGCCGACTCTTTATTCCGGAGCGCGACGAGGCCATTATCGGACGCTTGACCAAAGCTTGGAACTCCACGCGTGCGCCACGCGGGATTGTCTTCTGCCAAAGTATCGAGCACGCGGAGCGCTTCGCCGAACTTTTGGGGGGCCATTCACCGTGGCGGGGGGTTGAGACGATCCACAACGGCATGAGCAAGCGCGAGCGGCAGCAGCGATTGGTGCGCTTTCGCTCCGGGCATACTGAACTTCTTGTGAGCGTCGACCTACTGAATGAGGGCATTGACGTCCCCGACGTCAACATCATCGTCTTCGCTCGGGTGACGCACTCGCGCCGAATTTTCATCCAACAGCTTGGTCGCGGGTTGCGTCTTCGTCCCGGCAAAGAACGGGTCACAGTCCTGGACTGCGTCTCGGACCTGAGGCGCATCGCCGAGGTCTCGTCGTTCCGCGCACAGATAGAGGCGTCCGAGTCCGAGGTTCTGAGCGTTAACAGGTCGAGCTTCGACTTCGAAGATCAGGGGGTGCGGTCGCTCATCGAGCAATGGATCGCTGATGTCGGCGATCTCGCGACGGCTGCGGACATGGTGCGGCTTGAGTTCCCGCCGTCGATGGACGCGCCCGACGCCGATACTAAAGGGCTGACATGCTGA
- a CDS encoding HNH endonuclease, with the protein MESDPVLLGQRVVAILETGLRTATYKLATLMALIEHSIENLPTRADDALTVPIPDLAHRVLSLYWQQVRPFDGRELRQSTQPKARIPNAANALREASKNAGSVEIARMRAPAAYAHSIDEITMCLAQQPLHRLQKLPGSRGSDTFLYDDSFLNDQVSRSSLRAHGDAIVLNSGVAHGLARLAGLLKPALEIMWVDDVRRMNKFLDAEVPDVAGHLFGRSRTALTAVREPLKEAFGPHCFYCGTHLPANNPIDHVLPWSLVGIDGLANLVLACARCNGDKGGALPAVSIVNRVLDVSRTSVLEEIAMTLQWPTQNERVVAAARGIYRGQPAGVPTWSGYKQIERLDISFPPSWTW; encoded by the coding sequence GTGGAGTCTGATCCGGTGCTCTTAGGCCAGCGGGTAGTCGCGATCTTGGAGACGGGCTTGCGGACTGCGACCTACAAGCTCGCAACGCTGATGGCGCTGATCGAGCACTCGATCGAGAACCTTCCTACCCGGGCAGACGACGCCCTTACCGTGCCGATTCCAGACCTCGCCCATCGAGTGCTGAGCCTTTACTGGCAGCAGGTAAGGCCTTTCGATGGGCGGGAACTCAGACAGTCGACGCAGCCGAAAGCCCGAATCCCCAATGCCGCGAACGCGTTACGCGAGGCATCGAAGAATGCCGGTTCGGTCGAGATAGCACGCATGCGTGCGCCGGCGGCGTATGCGCATTCGATCGACGAAATCACCATGTGCTTGGCGCAGCAGCCATTGCACCGGCTGCAGAAGCTCCCGGGTTCACGAGGCAGCGATACGTTTCTTTACGACGACTCCTTTCTCAACGATCAGGTGTCGCGGTCCTCTCTGCGAGCGCACGGAGATGCCATTGTGTTGAATAGTGGCGTTGCTCACGGCTTAGCGCGCTTGGCAGGACTGCTCAAGCCCGCACTGGAGATCATGTGGGTTGACGACGTGCGGCGAATGAATAAGTTCCTCGATGCCGAGGTTCCTGACGTCGCAGGCCACCTCTTCGGCCGCTCACGCACAGCGCTCACCGCTGTGCGTGAGCCGTTGAAGGAGGCGTTCGGACCGCATTGCTTCTACTGCGGGACGCATCTACCGGCCAACAATCCAATCGATCATGTGCTGCCGTGGTCGCTGGTGGGAATCGATGGCCTGGCGAACCTCGTGTTGGCCTGCGCACGATGCAACGGTGACAAGGGCGGTGCATTGCCCGCCGTGTCGATCGTTAACAGAGTCCTAGACGTCAGTCGCACGTCCGTCCTTGAGGAGATCGCCATGACGTTGCAATGGCCAACTCAGAACGAGCGGGTCGTGGCGGCGGCGCGAGGGATCTACCGCGGCCAACCAGCCGGCGTTCCGACGTGGTCGGGCTATAAGCAGATCGAGCGACTAGACATCAGTTTTCCGCCGAGTTGGACTTGGTGA
- a CDS encoding DNA cytosine methyltransferase: MRSVELFAGGGGLALGSHRAGFSTEVVAEWNRWCCDTLRENRDAGFPLVQGVDVREGDVRDVDWSKIADGVDLVSGGPPCQPFSAGGKGKAADDKRDMFPATTEVIRQLRPRAFIIENVRGLTRPAFSDYYSYIQLRLAHPELVADENESWGDHFARLQAEHTSVRSDLQYAVLPTLVNAADYGVPQQRWRVFFVGFRTDVDAEWSFRRPTHSAGALRAAQEDGSYWARHRVAKRDRVTIPVAKDPCDSLEPWRTVRDALHDLPAPTLPESAEVLNHVPQPGAKSYPGHTGSYIDAPAKALKAGVHGVPGGENMLRDVGGKVRYFTVREAARLQTFPDDYRLHGPWGEAMRQLGNAVPVDLAAVVAESVREHLDRATFRAVQAERRLCVARTTSIA, from the coding sequence ATGCGTAGTGTTGAACTATTCGCCGGTGGTGGGGGCCTCGCCCTCGGCAGTCACCGGGCGGGCTTCTCCACCGAAGTCGTCGCCGAGTGGAACCGGTGGTGCTGCGACACACTCCGTGAGAACCGCGACGCGGGCTTCCCGCTGGTGCAAGGGGTCGACGTGCGGGAAGGCGACGTCCGAGACGTCGACTGGTCGAAGATCGCCGACGGAGTCGACCTTGTAAGCGGCGGTCCGCCCTGCCAGCCGTTCTCCGCAGGCGGCAAGGGCAAAGCCGCCGACGATAAGCGCGACATGTTCCCGGCCACCACCGAGGTGATCCGGCAACTGCGGCCCCGAGCCTTCATCATCGAAAACGTCCGCGGGCTGACCCGACCCGCATTCTCGGACTACTACAGCTACATTCAGCTGCGCTTGGCCCATCCCGAACTCGTGGCCGACGAGAACGAGTCCTGGGGCGACCACTTCGCCCGTCTTCAGGCCGAGCACACCTCTGTGCGCTCGGACCTGCAATATGCAGTGCTCCCAACACTGGTGAACGCGGCGGACTACGGCGTCCCTCAGCAGCGCTGGCGCGTGTTCTTCGTCGGCTTCCGCACCGACGTCGACGCGGAGTGGAGCTTCCGACGGCCCACGCATTCTGCGGGCGCCCTACGCGCCGCCCAGGAGGACGGTTCCTACTGGGCCCGTCACCGTGTCGCAAAGAGGGACCGGGTGACGATCCCTGTGGCTAAGGACCCCTGCGACTCGCTAGAGCCTTGGCGCACCGTCCGCGATGCCCTACACGATCTGCCAGCACCGACGCTCCCGGAGAGCGCCGAAGTTCTCAACCACGTCCCGCAGCCCGGCGCGAAATCGTATCCAGGGCACACCGGCTCCTACATCGACGCTCCGGCCAAGGCCCTTAAAGCCGGCGTACATGGCGTGCCCGGTGGGGAGAACATGCTCCGCGACGTCGGCGGCAAGGTTCGTTACTTCACCGTCCGCGAGGCCGCGCGCCTGCAAACCTTTCCAGATGACTATCGCCTGCACGGGCCATGGGGCGAGGCGATGCGTCAGCTCGGCAACGCGGTGCCAGTTGATCTAGCAGCTGTGGTCGCGGAATCGGTGCGCGAGCATCTCGACAGGGCAACCTTCCGCGCCGTCCAGGCCGAGCGGCGTCTGTGCGTGGCTCGCACTACGAGTATCGCGTGA